The Lysobacterales bacterium genome includes a region encoding these proteins:
- a CDS encoding efflux RND transporter periplasmic adaptor subunit: MPSSRPALARFPRAAVLALAATVLIPACGGGGGGQAPRGAAPPATVTAQAVAESAWTDSIEALGTAQANESVTITAKVTEVVRSVRFRDGDVVRRGDVLVELTGAAEVANLRETQAALNEAQQQLERLEPLVAQGTLPRAQLDTQRAARDSARARADAIRARLAERVITAPFDGVLGFRQVSDGALVSPGTVITTLDDLSVIKLDFSVPESLMANLAGGQEIAATSIAFPEREFSGVVTSVGSRVDPVSRAVTVRAELPNPDGLLKPGMLMTVALMSAPRRALVIPELSLIQVGNRQSVFVVRGDGTVEEVPVRSGARRRGEVEVVQGLNAGEVIVVEGVGKLRSGQAVTVVDRPATASGPRDADAPAEAPPQAVADDPADAPADDPES; the protein is encoded by the coding sequence ATGCCCTCTTCGCGCCCCGCCCTTGCGCGTTTCCCCCGTGCTGCCGTCCTTGCCCTGGCCGCGACCGTGCTGATCCCGGCGTGCGGCGGCGGTGGCGGGGGGCAGGCGCCGCGTGGCGCCGCGCCCCCGGCGACGGTCACCGCGCAGGCAGTGGCGGAGTCCGCCTGGACCGACAGCATCGAGGCGCTGGGCACGGCCCAGGCCAACGAGTCGGTGACGATCACCGCGAAGGTCACCGAAGTGGTGCGCTCGGTGCGCTTCCGGGACGGCGATGTGGTGCGCCGCGGCGACGTCCTGGTGGAACTGACCGGCGCGGCCGAGGTGGCCAACCTGCGTGAGACCCAGGCGGCTCTCAACGAGGCCCAGCAACAGCTCGAGCGGCTGGAGCCGCTGGTCGCCCAGGGGACCCTGCCGCGCGCCCAGCTCGACACCCAGCGGGCGGCGCGCGACAGCGCGCGGGCGCGCGCCGACGCGATCCGTGCCCGCCTTGCCGAGCGCGTGATCACCGCGCCATTCGACGGCGTGCTCGGTTTCCGGCAGGTGTCCGACGGCGCCCTGGTGAGCCCCGGCACCGTGATCACCACCCTGGACGATCTCTCGGTGATCAAGCTGGACTTCAGCGTGCCCGAGTCGCTGATGGCGAACCTCGCCGGCGGCCAGGAGATCGCCGCCACCAGCATCGCCTTCCCCGAGCGCGAGTTCAGCGGTGTGGTGACTTCGGTCGGCAGCCGGGTCGACCCGGTCAGCCGCGCGGTCACCGTGCGCGCCGAACTGCCCAATCCCGACGGGCTGCTCAAGCCGGGCATGCTGATGACGGTGGCGCTGATGAGCGCCCCGCGCCGGGCGCTGGTGATTCCCGAGCTCTCGCTGATTCAGGTCGGCAACCGCCAGTCGGTGTTCGTGGTGCGCGGCGACGGCACCGTCGAGGAGGTGCCGGTACGGTCCGGCGCGCGCCGGCGTGGCGAGGTCGAGGTGGTCCAGGGCCTCAATGCCGGCGAGGTGATCGTCGTCGAGGGCGTCGGCAAGTTGCGCTCGGGCCAGGCGGTGACCGTCGTCGATCGGCCCGCAACGGCCTCCGGCCCGCGCGACGCCGACGCCCCCGCCGAGGCGCCGCCGCAGGCAGTGGCCGATGATCCGGCCGACGCGCCGGCTGACGACCCGGAGTCCTGA